gcggagatcgtgtcattgcactccagcctgggcaacaatgtgaaactccatctcaaaaaaaaaagatttggggtaatttttttttaatatataccagatctcactctgtcacccagactggagtgcagtggcatgatcatggctcactgcagcctcgacctggactcgggtgatcctcccacctcagcctcctgggtggctgagactgtaggcatgtgccaggcacacctagctgatttttttgtatgttttgtagagatggggtcttgctatgttacccaggctggtcttgacctcctggactcaaaaaatccacctgcatcagcctcctgaagtgctggggttataggtatgagccactgtgtctggctcaATTTGGGGCAATTTTCTAAAACGCGTTgctcattcatatttttaattctttgacgACAAATGTCTACTAGttgcataattttaaataaataaagtagaagaggagccttaaaaaataaaaactttgagtGTAATATTGGAGGACAGCCCGGGCAACCTACTGGCCGACCCCCTCAAGGGGAGAATCGTATCTGTGATTAAGGACAAATGAGACATTCAGTATTAGACAATCCACACTAAAGCACCTGAATTCCTTTAAAAGTGGAACATTGTTGCTTTCTCAAACACACTGGCCTAGCTTCTAGCCCCCTTCcacaattttcatttctttcatgatACAATAAAGCTCTTCTGGTAAAGCCCAGACTTCCTTGCGCAGCTGCCCTGGCAGGGGTCTTGAGGAACCCCAGATGAGGCTTGAGAAATCAGGATCTGTACTGCAATGTATCTTAGTGGGGGGCTTATCCAAAATTAGACAAGAGCAGGACATTTTCAGTACAGCTCTCCCCTTTTTTCAATCAAGCCACCAAATCCTTCAAGATCATTGTTTTTTCTGAAAAATCTctgtcttgctttattgcaatcatgtttgtgttttctttccagTGTGTTGGCTctacactttttattttgtgcACAggtccctttttctttttttttttttttttttgagataggtcttgctctgtcacccaggctggaatgcagcagcaccatctcagctcactgaagtctcaacctccttggctcaagcgatcctcccacctcagcctcctcagtagctgggaccacaggcacatgccacatgcccggctaatttttatatttttagtagagatgaggtttcgccatgttacccgggctggtcatgaactcctaggctcaagtgatctgcccacctcagcctccaaaagtgctgggattacaggggcaagcCATCCTACCTGGCCCAAGTCAATTTTGACTGAACTTTCTTTGTGGAGTTTGCTGATCATTGGGCAATAACGGATTTTCTATCCATTTGTCTAAGGACTCCGAGGAGGTGAGAGGCACATAATTTCCTGGAGTCTTTTCTCGTTCGCTGTCTGGGTCAGTCCCCAGggtccctgcctcctgcctccctgcGGCCCTCCTTACCAGCAACTAGTCACAGCTCTCCTACAGAAAGAACCCAGAAACCCTGCTGGTAACAAGGTGACCTGTGGTGCTTCTTGGCACTGGGTGCAGGGACAAATGGAGAGAGAGCTCCAGCACAAACAGGAAGGGGAGTTCTCCCATCTAGAACATTGCTGCTTTTCACTCCCCACCTACCCCTTTCACATGCTGAATCTATATCAAATAAGGAACTCATATCTGGATTCTGAATCCACCTTTATAAACCGAACTAGACAGAAATCTTTGGGAGTGAAAATGTTAAGTGCACTTTACTCATTAAATTTCCTTAGGAGAAGTGTCTAGAAGGTATCATGTAGGAAAGTGGAGACTGAAGCAAGTATGATGAATAAACTGGGCATGTGTCACAATTGATCTTCAAGTAGCTGAGTTTGCCCAAGGGAAATTTGTATAAAGAGCCGTGGAGTCCTGACCAGCTCCTTACCTCTTGCAGATCTCCAGCACCCTGCCGGTGGCACTACTGAGAGACGAGGTGCCAGGGTGGTTCCCGAAAGTGCCTGAGCCCCAACTTATGAGCAAGGAGCTCATCATGCTGACAGAGTGAGTAGGCCCAAGAAGAGCAGGAGCAGGGTTCCCACCAAGCTAACTGGTGTAGCTGGCTTCCAAGCACACACACCACCCTTCCTGGCTGCCCCAGCCTTGTTGTCCAGAGAGGCAAAGGGACCTACCCTGGGACACGCAGCAATGCCAGATGTCTGCCTCCAGCCAGGACAGGGATAGATTTGCAATTGTATTCACATCTCTGCAATCTCTGACTTTGcccctttttctttccctacAGGGTCATGAAGGTCTGGCATGGCTTAGTGATTGCAGTGGTGTCCCTCTTGCTGCAGGCCTGCCTCCTCATCGTCATCAACTACCTGCTCAGCAGGCAAATCGGTAACTGGCTcagcatcctcttccctcctaGTCACTCTCAGAGACCATTCTTGAGCCTCCAGCAGCACAAGACCCCTTTGGAGTTCCCAAATGTCACTCAAAAACCTACCAGAGGACCCACCAGCCAAATCCTTCCCCCTCCACACCTTCCACCCTATCCCATAACTGTAATTGGGTAATCCCCACTCTGACCTCACCTTTTAACCAACTATTTCTGGCTGGAAGTGACCATCCATATCCTTCCACTACCCAGACCTTCTGCCTAGACACAGCTTTTGCAATGCCTGTGAGGAAGTGCTCGTGTAACCTGGGTCTAATTAATTTTCTTCATCACTGCCAAAGGACTGAACGTGAAGAAATGGCCTTGAATTACAACAGAAGGAAATATGGCTAGACTTAGAGATTAAATTCTTGAACTGATATACAATAGAAGGTAGTGAAGCTCAGTCCTGGAAAGGCATTTCAATTAGGGAAAATAAGGCAAGATGCTGCTGCTTTGGTTGTGCTAAGAGAAAGGACCAGGCAAGATGATGTTTTGAGGGTCTCTCTAGTTAAGTTGAGCTTCATTCatctgtttgttcattcattcattcaacagatatttcttGAGGATCTAAGACACTCTCTGGGCCTAGGTTATACAAcagggaacaaaacaaaaattcctacCCTCGAAATCTTTCATTCCATGTGACAACAaacaagataaataagtaaaacatgtATTTGCTAGATTATGGTAAGTGCCAGGGAGGAATAATGGAGCAAGGGAGTAGATGCAGCTTGGTGGATGGTTGGCATCCCCGAGAGGCTAACCTTTGAGTGTAAACTTGCAGGGAGTGAGGAGTGAGCTCTACCTGCAAAGGCCTGAAGGAGGAACGTGTTAGGCACACAGTAGCAAGAGCAAAGAGGCCAGGCAGCTGGAGCGGGCAGAGAGAAGCAGGAGAAAgccagaggggagggaggagtgagCCCTCCGAGGCTGGGACTTGGCTTTTTCCAAGTGAGGTGCAGAACCACGGCAAGGTTTTGAGCACAGCAGTGCTGAGGTTTGAAGGGATCTTTCTGAAAGGTTTGCTTTATTGAGGGCAGTGTTCAGAAGGCACTGATTCAAGAGCTGATGTGCCCAACCCAGGCagcttccacttttttttttttttttttgagatggagtctcactctgtaccccaggcttgatttctgtggcacaatctcggctcactgcaacctctgcctcccgggttcaagtgattctcttgcctcagcctccctagtagctggtattacaggcacacatcaccatgcccagctaattttgtatttttagtagagacggggtttccatgttgaccaggctggtcttgaacttctgacctcaagtaatccatccacctcggcctcccaaattgctgggattacaggcatgagctattgtgCCCGGCCACCTTCTACTTTTgatccctcccttctcccttctagTGCACCAGAGTGAACAGATACTGAAAGCGTCCAGGCTCCAGgtccccaggcccagccctgcccaccaTCATCCACCTGCTGCCAAAGAGATGAAGGAGACTCAGACAGAAAGAGACATTCCAATGTCTGATCCCCTTTACAAGAGTGAGTAAGGGGTTGAGGGGAGAACTTGTCTCGGCGCTTACTTTGCTCTGTCTGGACACCCAGGACCTCCCTGCAGCAACCCCGTGGGCCCAAACCTCTAGGCTGAGGATTCTTCACACCCACATCAGGACAGCCTTGCCAGCCTACTTTTTTCAGAAAGCTGTTTTATTCTACTTCGTGGGGGAGTTCCTGCTGAGTTTGTGTGGGTCTAAGTTCTTTTCCGGGTTTAATCGTGTGCAAATGATTGCAGGGGGCTTGGGAAATGTCCCTGCTCTTCTCTTTGTAAAGCTGTGGCATCTTTTCTTCAGAATGATCAGCTAACAGTGGAGTTAGAATTTCACCCgcctctgcctgcctccaccaTGGCTACTGCTATGTCAGTGTTATTGACTGGCTCCTTAGTTGGCTCCTCCACAGTCCCTAGAGGGACCCTTCTTCATGGTCTTAGATCTGCATGGGTATCTGAGTGTATAAATGCGAATCTTGCTGCTGGTTCAAATCTATATCACCCTCCTGCAAGTGAGCCAATAGGTCACGATTCACAGTGGAAATGACTGCTTTGGCAACAAGGCAACTCCCGGATGGGGGCTCACTCACCGGAGATTGCACTTCTTCCACTGGTTTATCTCTTGATTGGTTTGAATTTGCTCTGTcctgattttatcttttcagtTGAGACAGTTGAGACATGGCCTCAGTGCCTGCCTGTGGGGACCTGCGGGTGCTGCTCATATGCATGTTTCAGCAGAACTGGAGAGGCACTGGCCTTACCCTAACCCCTGGCCCCAAAGCTTCACCAGAGCCTGGCTAGAATCAGAGATTGTTTAGCTGGCAGGGACCTCAGAGACTCTTGCTCAACCCTCTTGTCTTGGGGGGGATGAAAACCAGGGCACCAAAAGAGATGTGATCTGCCTAGATTTAGTGACAGCTTTGGACTAGAAGGTGTAACTTCTGAGGCCAAGGCTGTTTGCATTGGGCCACATTGTCCCAGCATGTTCCTCCTGACTTTTCTTTCTAGAAGACAGCCCTTTCCAAGCACAGTCAACctagtgtattttttaaaattagttttagatGCAGTTGAATGAAGCGGCAGTGCCTGGCCTCTTGGATATGTCCCTGCCTATTTTTGGAGACTTTCTCTCCCCCAACTCTTGCCCTATTctgtttctccttcttcctcttttgggGTCTCTGTATCTCTCTTCCCTACCCCACTTTGTGTTGCtggctctgcctctgtctttatCCGATAATAAGCCAATTCTCCCTTCCATTGTCTCTATCCTCTCTTAACACCCTCTGGCTTGCTTTGGAAGAGGAACCGTTTCTATTTCTCCCCAGATGGCAGCGACACATCCTCAGATAGCTCGGACAGCTCCTGCAGTTCGCCTCCCGCCTGCCAGGTAATGGATGTGCCCAGTGATCTCAGACCAACATATGCCATCTGGGGGTCCCTGCTgcaaaacactgaaaactcaggTTACCCCAGCTATAGAGTGGGAGCAAGAAAAGAGGGGTTCTTGAGTCATTACAGCATCTTCAGGTGAGGGGAGTCAGGCTTCCACCCATAACCCATATCAGCATGGATCACCCAAACAAAGTGGGTCTGAACAGACTATAAAAATGAAAGTGCTGATGGGAAACCCTCTCCCCATGCCCCAGCCATTGGGCTAAAGTCTGTTCTGAGTCCTGATCTCACTTGAATTGAGTCTCAGCATCTTCCTGTTGCCTCCACGTGCTCGTCTGTAATCCCATTCCCTGCAGACAGGTGGAACAAAGTCACTGGTACTCTTCCTCGCTGCCCTGGACTGCTCTCAGACACAGCTACTTGGACCCAGATCTTCCCCACCAAGCCATGGGCAAACCTCTTTGAGTAAGAGTTCAGTCTGGGTCTTATTTCCTCCAAACGTGGTAGGGATCTTGACCCACATGTCTCTGCTTTTCTCCTAAGGACACCGAGGATGTGGATTACACACAAGTCATCTTTTCGGCCCCTGAAGAACTAAAAAATGACTCCGCCCTGGACTATGAGAACATAAAGGAAATCACAGATTATGTCAATGTCAATCCAGAAAGCCACAAGCCCAATTTCTGGTATTTTGTCAACCCTGCTCTGTCTGAGCCAGCGGAATACAATCAAGTGACCATGTGAATTCCAGATATTTTTAATGGGGTCCAGTTCTCTACAGATTCTTACATTTAATTTGTAGGGAAATGCCATTTTTCCCCCTTAAACAAGGCATAGGGCTCACAAATCTATGGAAACAGGCCaaaaagaatgtggaaaagaAAGCTGACAAACACACAGAGGTCCTCAAGACCCTTGGACTCCTGGTCTGTACCCAATAAAGGCTGTTtattcctcaaaaacaaaaacaagacttGGGTATGAAAACAGGCCTATGCCCCGGCAAGAAAGATTCAGATCAGATGTTAGGAAGAACTTTCAGGTAAAGTATGAGAACCATGGAGTCCATTAGCAGAGACAGTGCTGAAGTCTCTCCCcagggaaaattttaaaaaggtttaatCAGCTGTTGTAGAGTTCTATTTGGCAATCTCATGGTTAAATGACTTCTCTTTGAGCTCTTTAATTATTGGCAATAAACaacttctttaaaagttttaaataaaatagcaacCACCACcagttcttcttttcctattgcCTAACCCTGCAGTTTTCCTCGTTTTCAGTGACGTGTTTTGTTGAGTAATCCTTCTCGGCCCTCAGAACTTTAAATAGTGCATTTACAAAGCCCAGCATCCATCAACCTTTGAATCTGCTATTTCTTATAAGCTAAAGAGGACAAATGGAATTCCGGTAAATATCAATCAGCATCATAATCTCTTATTCCAAGAAAAATCTCCCAAAGCTCAATCTAATACAATTTAAGATTCattcctggtttaaaaaaaaaaaaaaaaaaacgactaGGAATACAGGGACACTTCCTAACTCAATTAAGAATGATTTATCTCAAATCAGGAGATTACATGATATTTAACTGTAATCTCCTAGACACAGTCCTATTAAGTCAGAAACAAAGTAAGAATGTCCACAAGCCTGCCATTTCCTTTGTTATCTAACATTGTTCTAGACGTTCTAATCAGTGTgataaaacaattaacaaaatcaagaactatgaaaaattggagccaggcacggtgctgcacgcctgtaaccccagcactttgggaggctgaagcaggtggatcacttgaggtcaggagtttgaaaccaaactggccaacatggtgaaacccgtctctattaaaaatacaaaactttgctAGGcttgctggcaggcacctgtaatcccacctactcgggaggctgaggcagaagaatcacttgaacccgggagttggaggcttcagtgagccaagatcgtggcactgcactccagcctgggtgacagagcgagacactgtctcaaaaaaaaaaaaaaaaaaaattagaaatgaagaaaaatttgtCATCCTTTTCAGATATCCTAGCCCTAGAAAACCACAGAgaattaaaatgctttaaaattgatAACATGAGTAACCAGTGACTAGAGGAGTATTTTTCTCCAACAGCTAATTAAGACatgaagtaaaaagaaatttTGCTCATAATAGCTAAACAAACATGCCCCCAGAATTGAAACCCTAGGTTTACTCCTAGTCAAATTCAAACCCAAGACCAGTGGCATTCAGGTCTCAGACATCTGAGATTTATGAACTGTGCTCCATTTGCTGGCTGTGGATGACCTTTTCAGTCCTGGCCCTGAGAGCGGCAGGCAGGCTTTCCTCTTCCTGAGGTATTCTTCCCCAAGCTGATGTAAGGGGATGATTCTGGTTTGGGTTTCTGGGTTGGAAAATGTTGCTGGTTTATTTGTTCCTTCACCTTTTAGTTACCATTGTCATTCCTCTCTTTACAAAGCTTTTCTTAATGGGACACAACAGAGTCTACTGATTAGACAGGTAGAATGAGgaataaataccaaaaataataacagcaacattGTCCCATCAAGAAGTGAAACTCTACTTCTTATTGatttcttctatttattatttatctatttatttactttcagagacaggatctctgtcacTCAAACTGGAGTGCAGGAGTATGATCATGACTCagtgtaacctcaaattcctgggctcaaatgatcctcctgccaaagcgtctcaagtagctgggactacaggtgcatgccatgatgcctagctaattttaaaaattgttttgtaaagagggtctcactatgttgcccaggctgctcttgaactcctgacctcaagcaattctcctacctcagcctcccaaagcactgggattacaggcatgagccactgcaccctacctgatctcttaaaaaaaggaaaaaaaaaaaatgccaggcgcagtggctcaccttgtaattccagtactctgggaggccaaggtggttggatcttttcaggtcaggagttcgagaccagcctggtcaacatgatgaaaccctgcctctactaaaaatacaaaaattaactggttgtggtggtgtatgcctataatcccagctactcgggagactgaggcaagagaatagcttaaaccgggaggtggaggttgcagtgagccgagacgtgccattgtacttcagcctgggtgacagagcaagactccgtttaaaaaaaaaaaaaaaaaattcaaaagtgtACTGAAGAGATATAGACAATTTACAATGCACCCAAGAGACACTGCAGGGACGCTGCTGAGACAGTTCCCACCAGGAGAGGGGATGAGAGTAAACAGACTGCCTGCTTTCCGCAGAATTCTGGGACAGGCCTTGGGTGTTGAGAGAGAGATCAACAAAAAAGAAGATTGGGTGGGGTCAAGGCATCTATGACCTAACTATGGGGACAGGAAAGAGCCAGAGAACATGTACAAAACAACAGGTAACAAACAATGAACACAGAGCAATGAAACAAGAGCCTATCAGTATTTTCACAGATCCAGGGAATAGGATGCTAGAATCAGGCAGTCTTAATCAGAGAAAACATCCCAGAAAGAGGTGATTTCTGATCTCAGTTTACAAAAAAAGGGTGGAAAATCAACAGATGGGAAAAAAGGCAGAAAGTAAAGGAACAGATCTGACCTGCTACAGGCTCTCAATAAATGCCTGAGGGGCAGCCCTGAGTGGCACTGTCTGGAGAACTGTCTGTGTCTGGGCTCAGAGGCTGCTGTGATACTCTGGCACAGGGAGGTGACGTCAGGGGGACCAGAGACCAGAGGCTGTAGAATGATTATAGACCATCTGATTAAGCTCTATAATAAACTCTGCTTCAGAAATATGACATTCAATAGTGAATATATCATGGAGGTTAATATTAGAACCCATCCTGATTGCTTATAAAGTGAAGGCATTCTTGGAGAGTGCTGTTTAACAGTAGATTTAAACATGTGACTCTACCAAGAGCTTAGAACTTCAATAGTGCACATGACTGCTTAGGTGCCCTCGTAAGTACAGAGGAAGGCTGATGTCACCTCCTGAGGAGTTTGAGCCAATAAGCTAATGATTGGGGCCAGCTAACAAACTGAACTAATCCTCAAAGTCATTGCAAGCCACCTAGAAATAAAATGGCCTTTTGTTTGTCATATTTCCATGAGCTTCAAGGGTGAGCTATCTAAATCGGTACAAATAGTCGCCTGTATGAGTAACCACCCTTTGAGGAGCATAGCTTCCAGTTCAATGAAGTCACATTCTCCCACGTTATATGTCACTGGTACCTCCCAGGAACAATTATACTGTTTCACACTGGGTTTCTCCAAGGACGTGGACTGGACAAAGATTTTTCCAAAATTATCTGATAATAAGACACAGAAAAACTGATTTGCTATTGACAACCACTAGATGGTGGATTACATGCCAACAATGACCTAGGAATATAGACCACAGTAGACCATAATAAATGTGACCTGTCTTCAATGAATTCTTATTCTAAAGGAGCAAGCATCCAAATGCATACCATGGGAACCGCAGCAAAATTCCATGAGCATCTTATTAGCCACCAAGACCTACTGGGGGAGGAGGTATTTTACGCTCAACATCAGTGGGTTTCTTTGCTTCTGGAATTGGGACAGATTGCTGGGCTCTGAGGCACACTCAAGGAGGCCTCCTAACCCATGCCTCCAGATTCTAAACCAGAATCCGTAAAGTAACTATAGCTCATGTGGCTTTTTGAGGTCCTACTAGGGCCCTCAAACACTGACTAATGTGTCTTGCTGCTTTTTGGGCAGGAATTCCTATACTCATTTCCTCACCTTGCAATAGAAACCTCTTGTTCTTTGCCTTGCCAAATCTCCGTGGGTCTAGAGAGAACTAAGTGTATGTCCAGTTATCTCAGGAGAACAGGGTCAAGTGAGGGACCAAGACTCTTTGGAACTTGAGGACTCACAAGCTAAGAGGCTGGTGACTTTCCTGGCCTTCCCTGTAAGTCATTACTGCTTCGTATTCTCCAGGAGAGTTAAAGAATGTGCACTGGATCTCAGCAATATTTGGCTAGAGAAAGGGCCTTACCCTGATTCTTAGGCAGGAGCTGCCAAGTAAAGCCCAGCCCAGGCCAGGCCCACTTTTGGCTCCACACTGCCACCTTGTGGTCCCATGGCAAATTCGAAGACACTCTGCTTTTCCCACTTAAACTGGATGCAGGGTGGTCCCTTCCCCCAACCACCTCACCCCTTCACTCAA
This DNA window, taken from Macaca mulatta isolate MMU2019108-1 chromosome 1, T2T-MMU8v2.0, whole genome shotgun sequence, encodes the following:
- the RHEX gene encoding regulator of hemoglobinization and erythroid cell expansion protein isoform X1, with the protein product MSKELIMLTEVMKVWHGLVIAVVSLLLQACLLIVINYLLSRQIVHQSEQILKASRLQVPRPSPAHHHPPAAKEMKETQTERDIPMSDPLYKNGSDTSSDSSDSSCSSPPACQDTEDVDYTQVIFSAPEELKNDSALDYENIKEITDYVNVNPESHKPNFWYFVNPALSEPAEYNQVTM